The following are encoded in a window of Brevibacillus sp. DP1.3A genomic DNA:
- a CDS encoding peptide ABC transporter substrate-binding protein — translation MKKNMFALVSSIAVLGTALAGCGGGQPTAAPPSGETPATTAPSQPATPAAEKKPQVLKMNLHSEPPTTDPGLAEDTTSGAIILATFDGLTRIGTDDKPHEAAAESYTVSDDKLTYTFKIREGKWSNGDPVTAHDFEYAWKRALDPKTASNYAYQLYYVKNGEKANKGEAKLDEVGVKALDDKTLEVKLENPTPYFLELLAFRTYFPVNKKVIDANPKWAGDASSHVGNGPFKIESWEHKSKMVLVKNENYWDKDNVKLDKIEFSMVEDENTELSMFENGEIDWAGAPMSALPTDAIPALKEQGKIQTNPIAGTYWYKFNTEKPPFNNIKVRKAFAYSIDRQGLIDNILQTGQIPATGAVPPSMVLNPNGYFKDKDLENAKKLLEEGLKEVGLSKLPPITLSYNTSEAHKKIAEAIQDQWKKNLGVDVKLENKEWKVYLEDMHEGNFQIGRMGWLGDFNDPINFLELYKDKMGGNNDTRWENAKYKELLNQSAQEPDLEKRKKILADAEQILMDEMPIMPIYFYTQSWVQKPEVKGVHQTGLGDVDWKGAYIE, via the coding sequence TTGAAAAAGAATATGTTTGCACTTGTGAGCTCGATTGCTGTATTAGGAACCGCCCTGGCAGGGTGCGGAGGAGGTCAACCAACTGCCGCTCCACCGTCAGGAGAAACACCTGCAACAACAGCACCTTCACAGCCTGCAACTCCAGCTGCTGAGAAGAAGCCACAAGTTTTAAAAATGAACCTGCACTCCGAGCCACCTACAACTGATCCAGGCCTCGCAGAGGACACGACTTCAGGCGCGATTATCTTGGCAACCTTTGATGGCTTGACCCGCATTGGTACCGACGACAAGCCGCATGAAGCTGCTGCTGAGAGCTATACCGTCTCTGATGATAAGCTAACTTACACATTTAAAATCAGAGAAGGGAAATGGAGCAATGGTGATCCTGTAACAGCACATGACTTTGAATATGCTTGGAAGCGTGCTCTCGATCCAAAAACAGCTTCCAACTACGCATATCAGCTGTACTACGTGAAGAATGGTGAAAAAGCAAACAAGGGCGAAGCAAAGCTTGATGAAGTAGGCGTGAAGGCACTAGACGATAAGACGCTGGAAGTTAAGCTCGAGAATCCGACTCCATACTTCCTGGAATTGCTCGCATTCCGTACCTACTTCCCAGTTAACAAAAAAGTAATTGATGCAAATCCGAAGTGGGCAGGCGATGCAAGTTCGCACGTCGGTAATGGACCTTTCAAAATCGAATCTTGGGAGCACAAAAGCAAGATGGTGCTCGTGAAGAACGAAAATTACTGGGATAAAGACAATGTAAAGCTCGACAAAATCGAATTCTCCATGGTAGAAGACGAAAATACAGAGCTCTCCATGTTCGAAAATGGCGAAATCGACTGGGCTGGCGCACCTATGAGTGCTTTGCCAACAGATGCGATTCCAGCATTGAAAGAGCAAGGCAAGATTCAAACGAATCCAATTGCTGGTACGTACTGGTACAAGTTCAATACCGAAAAGCCGCCATTTAATAACATTAAAGTGAGAAAAGCATTTGCTTACTCGATTGATCGCCAAGGCTTGATCGACAACATTCTCCAAACGGGTCAAATCCCGGCAACAGGCGCTGTTCCTCCATCCATGGTGCTGAATCCAAATGGATATTTCAAAGATAAAGATCTAGAAAATGCGAAAAAGCTTTTGGAAGAGGGACTGAAAGAGGTTGGTTTGAGCAAGCTGCCACCGATTACCTTGTCCTACAATACATCTGAGGCTCACAAGAAGATTGCTGAGGCCATCCAAGACCAATGGAAGAAAAATCTCGGTGTAGATGTGAAACTCGAGAATAAAGAATGGAAAGTTTACCTGGAAGATATGCATGAGGGTAACTTCCAGATTGGACGGATGGGCTGGCTGGGTGACTTCAATGACCCAATCAACTTCCTGGAGCTCTACAAGGATAAAATGGGTGGAAACAACGATACACGTTGGGAAAATGCAAAATATAAAGAGTTGTTGAACCAATCCGCTCAGGAGCCAGACCTCGAGAAACGTAAGAAAATTTTGGCAGATGCAGAACAAATCCTGATGGATGAAATGCCAATCATGCCAATTTACTTCTATACGCAATCTTGGGTACAGAAGCCAGAAGTGAAAGGCGTTCACCAAACTGGCCTGGGTGACGTGGATTGGAAAGGCGCATACATCGAGTAA
- a CDS encoding Lrp/AsnC family transcriptional regulator has protein sequence MKKLDHVDRQILQILHEDGRIPYTEIAHQLGVSEGTIRSRITRLLQDGVFQFVIQPDPEKLGLHVQVIIGLTTKLGLQKEVAEKLSKFSAVRFVGAYSGKHDLIIQACFHSNDELITFVNERLSQIEGIAAADVSLELKQYKDTFSFVQDDEVTLQ, from the coding sequence ATGAAAAAGCTGGACCATGTCGACAGACAGATTCTGCAAATCCTCCATGAAGATGGGCGTATCCCATATACAGAAATCGCCCATCAACTAGGCGTGAGCGAAGGAACAATTCGATCGCGCATCACTCGTCTTTTGCAAGACGGAGTCTTCCAATTCGTAATTCAACCCGATCCAGAGAAATTAGGATTACATGTGCAGGTTATCATCGGGTTAACCACAAAGCTAGGTTTGCAGAAAGAAGTGGCAGAAAAATTAAGCAAATTTTCTGCAGTACGTTTTGTAGGCGCTTATAGCGGTAAGCACGACTTGATTATCCAAGCGTGTTTCCATAGTAATGATGAGCTGATCACCTTTGTTAATGAACGACTCTCTCAAATTGAAGGAATTGCGGCTGCGGACGTTTCACTGGAACTGAAGCAGTACAAAGACACCTTCTCTTTCGTTCAAGACGACGAGGTGACCCTGCAATGA
- a CDS encoding pyrimidine-nucleoside phosphorylase, giving the protein MRMVDMIAKKRDGGELTTEEIQFLVTGYTDGSIPDYQMSAWAMAVFFRGMTARETGDLTLAMAGSGEQLDLSSLQGIKVDKHSTGGVGDKTTLVVAPLVAAAGIPVAKMSGRGLGYSGGTIDKLESFAGFEVERTREQFLQQVRDIGVSVIGQSGNLTPADKKLYALRDVTATVEAVPLIASSIMSKKIAAGADAILLDVKVGKGAFMKSIEEAETLANAMVAIGSQVGRKTVAVISDMNQPLGFAVGNALEVKEAVETLAGKGPRDLTELVLAIGSRMLVMGGLVTDVEEGRKKLEDLMASGKAVDKLAEMVEAQGGNKQDVYDLARLPQAKIIHTVTAEQDGFVSAIDAEAIGHASVVLGAGRLTKEMPIDLAVGLILHKKRGDQVKAGEVLVTIHANEDHLLQNALKEMEGAFQISTAIDGEQPLIYKIIEA; this is encoded by the coding sequence ATGCGTATGGTCGATATGATCGCCAAAAAACGTGATGGCGGAGAACTGACAACAGAAGAGATTCAATTTCTGGTGACAGGCTATACAGATGGAAGTATTCCTGACTACCAAATGTCCGCGTGGGCAATGGCAGTCTTTTTCCGTGGCATGACTGCGAGAGAGACAGGAGATCTAACCTTGGCAATGGCAGGGTCAGGCGAACAGCTTGACCTGTCTTCCCTGCAAGGAATTAAGGTAGACAAGCACAGTACAGGCGGAGTAGGGGACAAGACTACTCTAGTTGTTGCGCCATTGGTCGCGGCAGCGGGTATTCCTGTGGCAAAAATGTCTGGAAGAGGCCTTGGATACTCAGGAGGCACCATCGACAAGTTGGAGTCCTTCGCGGGATTCGAAGTAGAACGCACACGCGAGCAATTTTTGCAGCAGGTGCGTGATATTGGCGTGTCCGTAATTGGGCAGTCTGGCAACCTGACACCTGCAGACAAGAAGCTGTATGCTCTGCGTGACGTGACAGCTACTGTAGAGGCTGTGCCGTTGATTGCAAGCTCCATCATGTCCAAGAAGATTGCCGCTGGAGCAGATGCCATCCTGCTTGACGTAAAAGTAGGGAAGGGCGCTTTCATGAAAAGCATTGAAGAGGCAGAAACATTAGCAAATGCGATGGTTGCAATCGGCAGTCAAGTAGGACGTAAAACGGTGGCGGTCATCAGCGATATGAACCAGCCGCTTGGCTTTGCTGTGGGCAATGCACTGGAAGTGAAAGAAGCGGTGGAGACACTTGCAGGTAAGGGTCCTCGCGATTTGACCGAGCTGGTATTGGCTATTGGCTCCCGCATGCTTGTTATGGGTGGGCTTGTTACTGATGTGGAAGAAGGTCGTAAGAAGCTAGAAGACCTGATGGCTTCCGGAAAAGCAGTGGATAAACTGGCGGAAATGGTAGAGGCTCAAGGCGGCAATAAGCAGGACGTCTATGATTTGGCTCGACTGCCGCAAGCAAAGATCATTCATACGGTTACAGCCGAACAGGACGGCTTTGTAAGCGCGATTGATGCGGAAGCGATCGGTCATGCTTCTGTTGTCCTGGGTGCTGGCAGATTGACAAAAGAAATGCCAATTGACTTGGCAGTAGGCCTTATTCTGCACAAAAAACGCGGGGATCAGGTGAAGGCTGGAGAAGTTTTGGTCACGATCCATGCCAACGAAGACCATCTTCTGCAAAATGCGTTGAAAGAAATGGAAGGTGCCTTCCAAATTTCGACGGCAATCGATGGAGAACAACCGTTGATCTATAAAATTATCGAAGCATAG
- a CDS encoding purine-nucleoside phosphorylase, with product MANFHDAVAYIEPKLTEKPSIGLVLGSGLGVLADEIENPVIIPYHEIPGFTVSTVVGHKGQLVIGKLQGKQVVAMQGRFHFYEGHGLDAVVFPIRVMKLLGVETIIVTNAAGGINEGYNPGDLMLISDHINMTFRNPLIGANDEQLGARFPDMSEAYSKQLRKLAHEVASEQGIQLREGVYAGLLGPTYETPAEIRMLRLLGGDAVGMSTVPEVIVARHMGVKVLGISCISNMAAGILEQPLSHDEVMETTEKVKSQFLALVNGIVAKM from the coding sequence ATGGCAAATTTCCATGACGCAGTAGCATATATCGAACCGAAACTAACAGAAAAACCATCCATTGGTCTCGTACTCGGATCAGGGCTGGGTGTTTTGGCGGATGAGATCGAAAATCCGGTGATCATCCCTTATCATGAAATTCCTGGCTTCACTGTGTCCACCGTTGTCGGCCACAAAGGACAACTCGTGATTGGCAAGCTGCAAGGCAAGCAAGTCGTTGCGATGCAAGGTCGTTTCCACTTTTATGAGGGACATGGTCTGGATGCCGTTGTTTTCCCAATCCGTGTCATGAAGCTGCTCGGCGTAGAAACCATTATTGTGACCAATGCGGCTGGCGGAATTAACGAAGGCTACAATCCAGGCGACCTCATGCTGATTTCTGATCACATCAATATGACGTTCCGCAATCCATTGATCGGTGCAAACGATGAACAATTGGGAGCACGTTTCCCAGATATGTCTGAGGCTTATTCCAAACAGCTCCGTAAGCTGGCTCATGAAGTTGCGTCCGAGCAAGGAATCCAGCTCCGTGAAGGTGTATACGCAGGTCTGCTAGGTCCTACCTATGAAACTCCAGCTGAAATCCGCATGCTTCGTCTGTTGGGTGGGGATGCTGTAGGGATGTCCACTGTACCAGAAGTAATCGTGGCACGACACATGGGTGTTAAGGTGCTTGGTATTTCGTGCATTAGCAACATGGCAGCAGGTATTTTGGAACAGCCTCTGTCCCATGATGAAGTAATGGAAACAACAGAAAAGGTAAAATCTCAATTCCTGGCTCTGGTAAACGGTATCGTAGCCAAGATGTAA
- the deoB gene encoding phosphopentomutase, with product MQYSRVFLIVMDSVGIGEQPDAPKFNDEGANTLGHIAERVAGFSLPNLQKLGLGNIAPLQNVAPVATPMAHYGKMQEISMGKDTTTGHWEIMGLHVSTPFNTYPDGFPQELISEFEQRIGRKVLGNKVASGTDILDELGEEHMNTGAVIVYTSADSVFQVAAHEEVVPLEELYHICEVARELTLRDEFAVTRVIARPFVGQPGNFSRTANRHDYSVKPFAPTVMNRLQDADLASIAIGKISDIYAEEGVTQSIRTKDNMDGVDQILGTMKQSFTGLSFVNLVDFDAKFGHRRDPEGYGQALMEFDARIPELLEALQENDLLVITADHGNDPVHHGSDHTREYVPLIVYHKGIQAGEHLGIRETFADLGATIADNFGVTAPVIGKSFLNHL from the coding sequence ATGCAGTATTCACGAGTTTTTTTGATCGTCATGGACAGCGTAGGGATTGGCGAACAACCTGATGCGCCTAAGTTCAATGATGAAGGAGCGAACACCTTAGGTCATATTGCGGAACGAGTTGCAGGATTTTCGTTGCCCAACTTGCAAAAATTAGGTTTGGGAAATATAGCACCACTCCAGAACGTTGCGCCAGTAGCAACCCCTATGGCCCATTATGGGAAAATGCAGGAAATCTCCATGGGGAAAGATACGACGACTGGTCATTGGGAAATCATGGGTCTGCATGTGTCTACTCCGTTTAACACCTATCCAGATGGATTTCCACAAGAGCTGATCTCAGAATTTGAGCAACGTATTGGCCGCAAGGTGCTCGGGAACAAGGTCGCTTCTGGGACGGACATTCTCGACGAGCTTGGCGAAGAGCATATGAATACGGGTGCAGTCATTGTCTATACATCTGCGGACAGTGTATTCCAGGTGGCAGCACATGAAGAGGTTGTTCCGCTTGAAGAGCTATACCATATTTGCGAGGTAGCTCGTGAGTTGACGCTTCGTGATGAGTTCGCTGTTACTCGTGTCATTGCGCGTCCATTTGTTGGACAGCCAGGAAATTTTAGCCGTACAGCAAATCGTCACGATTATTCCGTGAAGCCATTTGCTCCGACAGTCATGAATCGTCTGCAAGATGCTGACCTTGCTTCTATTGCCATTGGCAAAATCAGCGACATTTACGCAGAAGAGGGCGTTACCCAATCTATCCGAACCAAAGATAACATGGACGGTGTAGATCAAATTCTGGGCACGATGAAACAATCTTTCACGGGTCTTTCTTTTGTCAACTTGGTGGACTTCGATGCGAAGTTCGGTCATCGCCGCGATCCAGAAGGGTATGGTCAGGCTTTGATGGAGTTCGACGCTCGTATTCCAGAGCTTTTGGAAGCGCTACAAGAAAATGATTTGCTGGTAATCACGGCAGACCATGGAAACGATCCTGTACACCATGGGAGTGACCATACGAGAGAATACGTTCCGTTGATTGTGTATCACAAGGGTATTCAAGCTGGAGAACATTTGGGCATCCGTGAAACATTTGCAGACTTGGGTGCGACCATCGCAGACAATTTTGGGGTAACTGCTCCAGTGATTGGGAAAAGCTTCCTCAATCATTTATAA
- the xerD gene encoding site-specific tyrosine recombinase XerD produces MDSLIDQFIHFLTVEKGLSRNTLESYQRDMVAFTSYLQEQGVARIEDSTRTHIIGYLLVLREKGRATATLSRNMASIRAFYQFLIRDKYIDKDPSIHLETPKIEKRLPKVLSVEEVERLLESPPVNHPAGLRDKAMLELLYATGIRVSELVNLDCADVNLDMGFVKCLGKGSKERIIPLGSVAIQMVRHYLQAGRPKLVKGTGDNALFLNHLGKQITRQGFWKIIKRYAQKSNIRAEITPHTLRHSFATHLLENGADLRSVQEMLGHADISTTQIYTHVTRTRIKDIYAKTHPRA; encoded by the coding sequence ATGGACAGTCTGATTGATCAGTTTATTCATTTCCTGACTGTGGAGAAAGGGTTATCGAGAAATACCCTGGAATCCTATCAACGGGATATGGTGGCCTTTACCTCGTACTTACAGGAGCAAGGTGTTGCTCGAATAGAGGATTCTACTCGGACGCACATCATTGGATACTTGCTTGTTTTACGGGAAAAAGGACGTGCAACAGCAACTCTTTCTCGCAATATGGCATCGATACGAGCGTTTTATCAGTTTCTCATTCGGGATAAATACATAGACAAAGATCCATCCATTCACCTAGAAACACCGAAGATCGAGAAACGCTTGCCGAAAGTGCTCTCTGTTGAGGAAGTGGAACGTCTTTTGGAAAGTCCTCCTGTCAATCATCCTGCCGGGCTGCGAGACAAAGCGATGCTTGAGCTTCTATATGCGACAGGCATTCGGGTCTCGGAGTTAGTCAATCTGGATTGTGCTGATGTGAATCTGGATATGGGTTTTGTCAAATGCTTGGGAAAAGGATCAAAAGAGCGAATCATTCCGTTAGGCTCGGTTGCCATTCAAATGGTACGCCACTATTTGCAGGCAGGGCGCCCCAAGCTGGTAAAAGGAACTGGCGATAATGCATTATTTTTGAATCACTTGGGCAAACAAATTACACGGCAAGGTTTTTGGAAAATTATTAAACGATACGCCCAAAAATCAAACATCCGTGCAGAGATTACACCCCATACACTTCGCCACTCTTTTGCCACTCACTTACTGGAAAATGGAGCCGATTTGCGCTCTGTTCAAGAGATGCTTGGGCATGCTGATATTTCAACCACCCAGATTTACACACATGTGACCAGAACGCGGATTAAGGACATCTATGCCAAGACGCATCCGCGAGCATGA
- a CDS encoding YqzK family protein, with product MKVSYRRLMEGLRFLLLFITCTLLSYGIITLLADKFLPANPYQEPHGNAVKVVKVINTSQVQDFDGYVARLQLFFLTGE from the coding sequence ATGAAGGTCTCTTATCGCCGCTTGATGGAGGGTCTTCGTTTCTTGCTTCTTTTCATTACCTGCACTTTGCTCTCCTACGGCATCATTACCTTGCTGGCGGACAAATTTCTTCCGGCAAACCCTTATCAGGAACCACATGGGAATGCGGTGAAGGTAGTAAAAGTCATCAATACCTCTCAGGTACAGGATTTTGACGGATATGTCGCACGGCTACAGCTCTTTTTTCTAACAGGAGAGTAA
- a CDS encoding Fur family transcriptional regulator, which produces MLEEKLEKIKQQLHSQNYKLTPQREATVRVLLENEEDHLSAEDVYLLVKDKAPEIGLATVYRTLELLSELKILHKMNFGDGVARYDLRDDNAAYHHHHLICLNCGTVDEIFEDLLVTAEEKVKNVYNFYITDHRLTFYGICNRCVDKVNVEDFK; this is translated from the coding sequence ATGTTGGAAGAAAAATTAGAGAAAATTAAGCAGCAGTTGCATTCACAGAACTACAAGCTGACGCCACAGCGTGAAGCCACTGTTCGCGTGTTGTTGGAGAATGAAGAAGATCACTTGAGTGCGGAAGATGTTTACTTGTTGGTGAAGGATAAAGCGCCGGAAATCGGGCTTGCTACCGTATACAGGACATTAGAGCTGTTGAGCGAACTGAAGATCCTTCATAAAATGAATTTTGGCGATGGCGTAGCTCGTTACGATCTTCGTGATGATAATGCTGCCTACCACCATCATCACCTCATATGCCTCAATTGTGGTACGGTAGATGAAATTTTTGAAGATCTGCTTGTCACAGCAGAAGAGAAAGTCAAGAATGTTTACAACTTTTATATTACCGACCACCGATTGACCTTCTACGGGATCTGCAATCGTTGTGTAGATAAAGTAAACGTGGAGGACTTCAAATAA
- the spoIIM gene encoding stage II sporulation protein M — MRSRVGQTIQSYAREHQSLYWFTIVLFTMGIIFGAVLVNSLPLSQKQELYGFLQYFFNSLGSDGIPETSAHFQQAFGHYAKTIAIMWVLGLSIIGLPMILLMLFLKGVVVGFTVGFLVSQLQWQGVTFAMVGVLPQNLLVVPALFIVGVSGISFSLRLIRTRVLSKRDVIMPHFMGYTVLVLSMLAVLTIAALFETFISPRLMQLVLN; from the coding sequence GTGCGTTCACGAGTCGGACAAACTATCCAATCCTATGCGAGAGAACATCAGTCACTCTACTGGTTCACGATCGTCCTGTTTACGATGGGCATTATTTTCGGAGCCGTCCTCGTCAATTCACTGCCATTGTCACAGAAGCAGGAGCTGTACGGTTTTCTGCAATATTTTTTCAACAGTCTTGGCAGTGATGGAATCCCTGAGACCAGTGCCCATTTTCAGCAGGCGTTTGGTCATTATGCCAAAACCATAGCGATCATGTGGGTGCTAGGATTATCCATTATTGGGTTGCCTATGATTTTGTTGATGCTCTTTTTAAAAGGAGTCGTGGTTGGTTTCACCGTCGGTTTTTTGGTGAGTCAACTCCAATGGCAAGGCGTAACATTTGCCATGGTGGGTGTACTTCCACAAAATTTATTAGTTGTCCCTGCCCTTTTTATTGTAGGTGTCAGCGGAATTTCGTTTTCTCTTCGACTCATACGAACGAGAGTGCTAAGCAAAAGGGATGTCATCATGCCGCATTTTATGGGCTATACCGTTCTTGTTCTTAGCATGCTGGCGGTATTGACGATTGCAGCCTTGTTTGAAACCTTCATTTCCCCTAGGCTGATGCAGCTTGTACTTAATTAA